The sequence ACTACCGCCTCTGCCACTACCCGAGAGCCGGGGTGCCCGAGTGCTCGACATGGACGATGTCGCCCTGTGCCAGCATCGCCGTTACGTCACCGTCCTGATCGACGGTCATCCGCCAGCGGCCGGAGGGACTAGATTTCCGTGTTTGACCTGGGTGTGGTCCGTTGGACAGGACGTTGATCCTGTCCGGGAAGGACCACGTCATGGCAGACAAGAAGAACGCTGTTCAGCTTCCGCAGCCGACGGCGGCGGAGGTGGAGTTCGCGCAGCAGCTGGTCGAGCGGGCCAGGGCCGATGGAGTGTCGTTGGTCGGGCCGGGTGGGCTCCTCGCGGGGATCACCCGCACGGTCCTTGGATCAGCGCTCGACGCCGAACTGGATGCTCACCTCGACACCGTCGGTGTCGACGAGGCGACCGGCCGGCGGACCAACATCCGCAACGGGCACGGAGTCAAGACGGTGCAGACCGAGGTCGGGCCGGTGCGGATCCAGATTCCTCGGGATCGGGCGGGGTCGTTCGCCCCGCGGATCGTCTCGAAGCATGCCCGCAGGTTGGACGGGTTCAACGAGGCGATCCTGTCGCTGTATGCGAAAGGGTTGACGACCGGGGAGATCTCCGCGCATCTGGCGGATGTGTATGACGCCGAGGTGTCTCGGGAGTTGATCAGCCGGGTCACCGACAGTGTCCTGGACGAGATGGAAGCGTGGCGGCAGCGGCCTCTGGACCGGGTGTATCCGGTGGTGTTCATCGACGCCCTCGTCATGAAGATCCGGCAGGGGCAGGTCGCGAACCGGCCCGTCTACGTGGTGGTCGGGATCAGCCTCGACGGGGAACGTGACGTGCTGGGCATGTGGGCCGGGACCGGCGGGGAAGGAGCCAAGCAGTGGGCCGGCTACCTCACCGAACTGCGCAACCGTGGGGTGAAGGACGTGTTCATGGTCTGCTCCGACGGGTTGAAAGGCATGACCGACGCGATCGAACACGTGTGGCCGCAGGCCGTGCACCAGCAGTGCGTCGTGCACCTGGTCCGGGCCAGCCTGCGTGGCACGAATCGCCAGGACTGGCAGAAGATCACCCCGGCGTTGCGGGAGATCTACACCGCCCCCACGGTCGCGGCCGCCGAGGCCCGGTTCGAGGAGTTCGCCACGCAGTTCGGTGACCAGTACCCTGCCGTGATCCGGCTGTGGCGGACCTCGTGGCCGCAGTTCGTGCCGTTCCTGGACTACGACCATGAGGTCCGCAAGGTCCTCTGCACCACCACCATCATCGAAAGCCTCAACGCCCGGTTCCGGCAGGCCGCCCGCCGGCGCGGGCACTTCCCGACCGAGCAAGCAGGCCGCGATGAAGGTCCTCTACCTCGTCGTCCAGCAGAAACACCGGGGCGGTGGGAGCATCACCGGCCGGGTCTACGGTTGGGCCAAGGCCCTCAACGCCCTGATCCTCGCCTACGGCGACCGGATCACCATCTAACCGCATCGATCACATCCAGCGGTCAAACACGGAAAACGCCACACTCCCGCCTGCTCGGCGAACTGCTGGGCGGACTCGACCTTCACCAGGACGATCGGGGTCCGGCTGGCTGGAGTTCCTGCGGTTGCTGACCGTCCGCGGCCTGTCTGGGGTCCGCCTGGTCATCTCCGACGCTCACGCCGGACTCGTGGCCACGATCGAAGCGACGCTCCCCGCCGTTGCCGAACACCTCGACGCCGCCCGCGACGACGTGCTTGCCCTCACCGGGTTCCCCGGCGAGGTCTGGCGCCAGATCTGGTCGACCGGGGGCGATCATCCGCCTCGTCGGCGCGGTCCTGGCCGAGCAGGCCGACGACACCACCCAACACGACACCGAACAGACCGACTCGGCACCGATCGCCGCATAGCATCAGACCGGATCCCGCGATGCCCGTCTCCTACACCACCAGCGCGGACGTGACCTGTGTGGCAGGACAACCTGGCTGGTCGGTAGGACCGGGACATTGACCATGCGCGTTGGCGGTCGAAAGGAGATGGGGGATGGAGCGGGTATACGGCATCGGAGGTTACTTCTTTCGGGCACGAGACCCAGAAGGGCTGAGCCGATGGTATCGGGACAATTTGGGCGTCGTTGCGGAGGACCTTGACGGCTACTGGTTCCAGCAGGGTGGTCCGACCGTATTCGCGCCGTTTCCCGAGCACACGGACTACTTCGGATCGTCGGGGCAGAAGACCATGCTGAACTTTCGGGTGGTAGACCTCGACGCAATGTTGGCCCAGCTTAGGGCCGGGGGCGCCGAGGTGGACCACCGCGTCGAGACCGACGACAACGGGCGGTTCGGCTGGGCCATCGATCCCGAGGGCAACCGCTTCGAGTTGTGGGAACCTGCCGACGGTGTCGCCGATCCGGTCACCCCGGCGTAGCGGACACGCGTCAGGAGCCACCCGAGGCACTGCGTCACCTCTGTGTATCTGTCAGAGTAGTCGCCAAAGGTCCCCTCGTGGACCAGTCTCTCCGGGACGGACCGGCGCGACGGGGCCTGGTGCTAGATACTCATGACGCTCGCCGTCTGTGCGTCGTCCCCCACCGGCCGGTGAAGGCGATCTCCGCCAAGGGCAGCCGGGGGCGGGGCGGGAGAGCGCAGGAGATATCGGCGGTTGCGCGGCCGACGGCAAGGATCACAAACGGCTCGAAGTCTGCCGGCACCTCGAACGCCGCCATCAGCGGGCGGCGGCGGAATCCGCCTAGCTGCGCAATGCGCCAGCCGGTGGCCCGGGCCTGCACGCTGAGCCGGGCCACCGCGAGACCAAGCTCGTATTCGGTGCCGTCCAACGGCCCGCCTTCAACGCTACGAGTCTGGCGTAGAGCCAAGATCAGCGTCCCGGCGCCACGGGCGGTCGTCCGGTTGGTCGGCGTCAACGCTCGGTGCAACTCGTGGAAGGTGCGGTCGCCCTTGCGTCCCACCAAAAAACGCCAGGGCTGCCGGTTCCACCGCGAGGTGGTCCACCGGGCCGCCTCGAGTAGTCCGGCCACCCGGGTCCAGGGCAACGCCGACCCGTCGAAGATCTGAGTGTTGGCCGCTGGTGTGAGCAGCGGGTGCACGATGTCGGTCGCAACCGAAAGCCCAGCCATCCCTTGGATCCCCTCCCGCGGCCGACGCTCGCCGGCTTCCGCTTCGCGCAATTCAATGGCATAGGCCCTAGCCGCTCTACCTAAATCTTGCTGAACCGTTCTTAATCAATGAAGTCGGCGTTGTCGGACCGGAAGCAGCAGGTGTCAGCAAGATTCAAGAAGCTGGCATCCCCCTGCCCCTGTACGACTTGATCGTCGTGTCCAACGCGGATCAGTAAGTCGGTACACGTGCGACCCAGGAGGTTCGAGGTGCAGTTCTATGCGACGCTTTCTTGCCGGTCCGATGGGCCGTCCCGCTGTGACCGGCCCGTGTCGTGAAGCGGATTGCTGGGGGTGGAGGCATCGCTGGGGCGGGGGTAAAGGGATTCCGTCTACGACGACTCGCCGCCGATCCGAACGGTTCCGGGGACGGTGCCATAGCGCCCGACGGAACCAGATTCGTCGCTTCGTCGAAACGCAACGGCTCCGTCAATCTTTGGTTTTTCGACCTGAGCTCGGGGAAATGGCAGCAGGGAACGTGGGGAACCGGTGACGATATAGAGGCGCAGTGGTCGCCGGACGGCCGGCAGCTGACGTTCACCTCATCTCGCGGCGGTCACAAGGCGATCTGGTTGTACCGGCTGAGCGACGGACAAGTCCGGCAGCTGACGTCAGCCGACCACGAGGAGGAGTACCCCTCGTGGTCACCGGACGGAAGCACGGTCGCCTTCGTCGGCGGCTCGTGGGGCCGCCGGCACTTTCTGGTGGTGCCCGCTACCGGCGGCACGCCTCGCCCGGTGACCACCAACCCGGGACGCGCCGGCGCCTGTTCATGGGCACCGGACGGGCGATGGCTTGTCTGCCACTCGTACGACACCGGTGCAGGCGCAGTGTGGCTGCTCGATAGCCAGACCGCAGAGGCAATCCAGGTCACCGACGGCTCGTCGTGGGACTACAAGCCCACCATCTGCCCAACCCGGCCGGCGGTCGCCTTCTCGCGAAGCAACGAGGGGCGGTCCGTCATCTGGGTTCAACGCCTCGGCGACGGCACCGGCGGCCCGCTTGTCGTCACCGGTGCGGACGATCGCTGGCCCACCTGGACGCGAGACGGAAACCACCTCTTCTTCCACCGGCTGGTAGACGAGGGGGCAGGCATCGCGGTGTGGGACCGCAGAACGAGAGTCGTACGGGACCTCGTGCCGGCAGAGCACAAGCCCCGCTACGCGTCCTTCGCTCCGGACGGACGCCGGATCGTTTACGGCACTGAGGCCGGCGGCCGATCCAGGTTGCGGATTCTGAACCTGGACACCGGGACTTCCCAGCCCCTACCAGCTGGCGAGGCCGCCTTCCCGACCTGGTCCCCGGACGGTCGGACGATCGCATGCACGGTTCGTCCCGACCCCAGCTCTCGATGGGAGATCGCGACTGTTGATGTGTCCAGTGGGCAGGTGCAGCTCTGGACAACCGGCCGTACCGACCTGCGGGGACTCCACGCGCCCGTCTCCTTCGCACCTGACGGGCGGCGCCTGGTGTTCCGCAGCGAGACGGAACCGTTCGAAGCAAACCTGCTCGTCCTGGATCTCAACAGCGGCCGGTTCACCAACCTCACCGAGGACAGCTGGTGGGACGAGGCACCGTCGTTTTCCCCCGACGGGCGGAGCGTCATCTTCATGTCCACCCGCGGTGGTGACTGGACATGGGGCTTCTACCGCATCGACCTGGACAGCAAGGAGATCGTGACGGTCGCGGGCCCGGACTACATCGAGCGCAACAATCCACAACTTACCGTCGATGGTCGGGTCCTGTCGACGATGGTCGCCTCGAAGGTCGAAGAACTGTACGAACAGTTGCCCGATGGTGCCGGGCGTGTCGTGACGGAGGCAGGACCGGCAGTCCGCTATCCCGTGCCGTCTGCCGACGGTGAACAGGTCGTCTTCACCCGTACCCGGACGACCGTCGAGTACTGGCTCGCGGAAAACGTCTGGGCCGCCGACTCGCCTCTCGCCCCACTCGCACGACCCTTGGTCGCCGAAGCCGGGACGCCGCAGGTCATCGACCAGCCACCGCTCGGCCCGGTACGTAGCCCCGTCGATACCCGACGCAGATGACGGATGTGACTCGCCCCATCCGGTCGGATGGGCATCAAACGACGTTGCCAGGCATATCGCCTACCGGAGGAGCAGACAATGGCTGAAGCATCGGAACAGGCACGAAAGGTAGATGTCGTTCTCGGCGAGGGCGACAAGAACCTCCTCTACGACACAGTGACCGGGCCGATCTGGCGAAAGGCTGTGTACGAGCCGGTCCACGGCGGGTGGGAGTTCACCAACATTGCCGGTGCCCGCCTACTCGACGCCGTCGCGACGATGTTCCGGATAGGACCGCTCACGCACGTACTCGAGTTCTGTTCCGGCACCGGCGCGGTCGCCCGGTACCTCAACCAGCGGGCTGGCTGCTCTGTCACCGGAGTGGAACTCAACAGTGTCCAGCTCGCCACTGCCCGACGGGCCCGAGCCGAAGCAGGTCCGGGGTTGGCTCGTGTCTCGTTCGTCGAGGGAGATGTCACCCGGTGGCAACCGGACCGGCTCTATGACTTGGCCCTTGTCATCGATTCGCTCACTTTGCTGTCAGACCCGGTCGCCGCGCTGCGCAACGCCCGGCGGGCACTGTGCTCCGAGGGGTGGCTGATTTTTTCCGACACGGCAGCGGGACCCAGGATGACCGCGGATACTGAACGGCAGGCCTGGGACCTCGACGGTCTGCGCCCACTGCCGCGTCACCCAGGAACAGTCGACTTGTTCGCCTCGGCGGGTATGACAGACGTCCACACGATCGACGCGACCGACACCGCCGTCGACTGCTTTCAAACCATCGCGGCCGCCTTGACCGACCGGGCTGACGAACTCGCCGCTGTGGCGACGGCTGAGGAACTCGCGGACTGGCACGTGTCAACGCACTTCTACCTGGACGCCTACCGCACCAGGCAGCTCACGTACTGGCACGGGTGCGCTCGCCGGCCTCGTCGGGCGAGCTCTCCCACGGCAGCCTGATTCCATCGACCCCACGGAGTGGAAATGAACTACAAGCGCGGGCCGGTCATCCTCCCCATGGTAACGCCCTTGAATGACCCACGGGACGCGTACGGACACCGGCTCGTAGTCATTGGCGGGAGTCAGGCCGACGATCGGGCCTACCGGTGACAGCCCGTAAGGGCAGGGGAAAGCTGATCGTGCCACCCCTGACCCCTGCGATCGTCGAACTCGCCGGGCGCCAGCACCGGCGTGGGGAAGCCGCCAGCCGATTGCTTTTGCAGACCCGCGCGATCGCCTTTGTCGAGGGCTACGAGCTGCGGCGGCGAACTCGGCGGAACGATGTCCACGCAGAACTGGCGCGAATCCGACCTGATAACCGTGGCTTCGCCTACGAAGGAGCTGCGCTGGCCGCGGCGCTGGCAGATCTCGCGACACCGCGTCGAGGACAACGGCGCTACGGCTTGGGGAGCTCTGATACCCATCTAGGTAGCCTGCTCGCCGGTCCCGGTACGGGCTTCGTGCACCTAATCCATGTTGGCGCCGGATGGTCGGCCGCCCTGCTGCCCTGGCGTATGTTGCACCGCCGCCTTCCGCTCGACTCGCTACTGCGCTGGCTCGCTGTGGACGGGGCGGGGTTTTCCCGAGGTTTTTTCGGAGGGCCGCGTTGGATTCGCCGGCTAGCTCATCGGCCAGACCGGGAGGATCCGGTCCAGGCGGTGCTTTGCCAGGGGGTAGGCCGCAGTCTCTGGTTTGTCGAGTGCGGCGATGGCGCCGGACTCGGGCGACATATCGAGCGGTTTCCACCAGGTCTACGGCGTGAACTGTGGGCCGGCGTCGGCCTCGCCGCGTCCTACGCGGGCGGTGGCACAGACCGCCAAATCGAGCAGTTGCTGACCTTAGGTGGAGAGGATCGTGCCGCCCTGGCCCAAGGGGCGGTCTTCGCCGCCGAGGCACAACGCACCGCAGGTCACATTCCTGCCCATACGGAGGCGGCCGTCAGCGCATTCACCGGGGTGTCGGCCCACACCGCCGCCGATTGGGCGCGCGACTCCTATGAGTTCGCCCGTGCCCTTGGTTCCGAAATCGAGTCCTACCGGTGGTGGCAATGCGAGATTCGCAGCCGTGCCACTGCTGTGGCCGACTGAGCCCCAGTTCTGCCGGCTCTGATCCATGTCCGCTGGCGGCTTCTGCCGCCACGACCAGGGAGAAACCATGTCCATGTCACTGCGTCGCATGCTGCCCGGAGCGTTGGCGACGGTCCTCGTCGCCGCTATCGGCGTTTTCACCGTCCGGCCGGCGCCCGATCCGGGCGAGATGGACGTTCTCGCTGCCCGCTTCGCCTTCGAGGTGCACCCGCTGAACACCGCCCCTGCGGGAGCCCAGCATGTTCGTGTTGTCGCGCCCGACGTATCGGGCATTCGGTCCTGGATATCCGCTGTGGGCGCTGCGGTTGCGCTGCTCGACGCCGATGGCAATCGACGTCACGACGATGTGTGCCTGGTCGACCCGAGGGACGACTCAGTTCGGGTCTTCCCGGTACCCGGAACCGGCGACCGGTACCCAGCAGCGTCCCTGTCTCCTCCACCCGGCCCGATTGACCATTTCGCGCCAATGGGTTGTGTCCCAACCGACCTGGACGCAGACGGCGACAGCGACCTGATTGTCTACTACTGGGGTCGGTCGCCAGTGCAGTTCCTGCGGATCGGTGCCGGATGGCATCCAGTGGAGCTGGTCCAGCCAGCGCAGGTGTGGAACACGACCGCACTGGTCGTGGGTGACCTGGACGGCGACGGCGCGCCGGACGTCCTGGTGGGCAACTACTTTCCCGATGGCGCAAGACTGCTTGACCCGGGAGCGGCCGGAGACGGGCGGATGCACATGCAGGCGGGTATGGCGGACGCCGGCAACGGGGGGACGAACCGAGCCTTTCTTTCCCGCCCCGGGCCTCCGGACACAGCACCGGCCTGGCTCGATGCCTCCACCGGCGTGCCGGACCGTGCCGCGCGGTCGTGGACGCTCGCCTTCGGCCTACAGGACCTGACGGGAGACTTGCTGCCGGAGGTCTACCTCGCCAACGACTTTGGCCCGGATCACCTGTTGGTTAATCACTCCCGGCCGGGGCAGCTGGATCTGCGTCCGGTTGTGGGAACACGGAGCGCGCTGGTGCCAAAGTCCAAGGTGCTGGGCCGTGACTCCTTCAAGGGCATGGGTGTCACCTACACCTATCCGGACGGCGCTGAGCTGCCCACGATCGTGGTCAGCAACATCACCACTCCATGGGGTCTACAAGAGAGTAACTTCGCTTTCACCCCGACTGGACCGGGCGCAGACCTGCTCGACGGTCGACTGCCCTACAAAGACCGTAGCGAGGCACTGGGCCTCTCCCGTAGCGGGTGGGCCTGGGACGTCAAGGCGGTCGACTTCGACGGCGACGGCAATGACGAGTTGCTGCAGGCGACGGGCTTCGTGGCCGGAAAGCGGTGGCGCTGGCCCGAGCTCCAGGAACTTGCCATGGCCAACGATCAGCTGCTCCAGCACCCATGGGCCTGGCCCCACTTTCGTCCGGGTGACGACATTTCGGGGCACCAGGCCAACGTGCTCTGGACGCGGCATGGTGGACGGTACATTGACATCGCCCCGCAGAGCGGGCTTGGCCACCGAGATGTCAGCCGCGGTATCGCCATTGGCGATGTGGACCTCGACGGTCGGCCGGATGCGCTGGTGGCCAACCAGTGGCAGGACAGCCGGCTGGTGCTGAACCGGTCTCGGTCGACCAGCCAGTCAACACTGATCCTCAAACGGGCCGGCGAGGGCGGACGGCAGACCACACTCGCTCTCGGTGCGTCCGTGGTCGCTCGGCCGGGCGACGGCCGGCCGGACCTGCGGGCCCAGCTCTATCCCAGCAACGGACACGCGGGGGTATCCAGCCCCGAGCTCTTCTTCGCCGTCGACGGGATCACCCCGTTCGTGGTGTCATGGCGTACGGCGGGCGGGGTGCGGACCGCGCAGGTTAGTCTGGGACCGGGCCGGCACGAACTCGTGCTACACGACGACGGCCAGGTGGCCACGCGATGAGGGCCCAAACGAGTCGGCCCACTGCGATGCCGACCCGGACCGACGGCGACCTACCACCGGCGACAACGGATGCCCGCACACGCGGTGAGCGCACCTCGGACATGTCGGGTGTCGCTCCGCTGGGCCGGGGTGCGACTGGTGCGACCCGCCACGTCATCAACGCCACCAGCGTTCTGGTGCATCCCGGCCTCGGTCGGGCCGTGCTTTCGGGTTCGGCCCAGCGGGCCGTTGAGGTGGCCTTCGGCTGCACCGACCTGGAGTACGGTCTGAACACCGGGCAACGAGGGCGTCGCGGCCGGGAAACGGTCGCCGCGCTGCTCGCGGCCGTGCCGACTGCCGGGGCGGCATACGTGGTCAACAGCAACCCGGCGGCGCTGGTGCTCGCTGCAACGGTACTCGCACCAGGTCGGGAGCTGGTGATCAGCCAACGGGAACTGTACGAGATTCGCGATGGCTTCCGTCTGCCCGAACTACTCACCTCGACCGGAGCCCGGCTCTGCCCCGTTGGTACCGCGGACGGCGCCGTCCTGGATGACTACCGCCAAGCGGTGTGGTCCGGCACCGGGTGCGTGCTCACCCTCGTCCCGGCCCGAGGCGGCTCGGACGGAGCGTGTGGCAGGCCGGACGTGACGGCCCTTGCTGGTCTGCGGGTCCCGGTGATCGCCGACATCAGTTCGGGTCTGCTGCGCCCCGAGCCGGCGTTGTCTGGTGAACCGGACGCAGAGACTGCGCTGCGACAGGGAGCCACGCTGGCTACCGCTAGCGGCGACAAGTTGTTGGGGTGGGCCGCAGACCGGGCTGCTGATCGGCGACCGGGCCGTCATCGAGCAGGTGCGACGGCACCCGCTCGCCCGTGCGATGTAGGCGGACAAACTGGCCCTCGCCGCCCTGTGCGCGACCATCGTCGACGGCGGTACCCCCACGCTCGCTGCCGTTCGGACGGTTCACAGCGACTTGAGAGCCCGAGGCAAGTGGTTGATTGGCGCACTGCGGGCCGGGGGAGTCGCCGCCGAACTGGTCGAGTCCCACGTCACGGTGCTCGGTGACACCAGCAGCCGCCGGCGCAGCTATGCGGTCGCCATCGACCAGCGGCTCGCAGATCGACTACGCCGGGGTGGGCCGGCCGGGGTGGGGGATCTGCGGGACGGGCGGCTGCTGCTGAACCTGTGCCCGGTACCGGCCGACGTCGACACCGACCTGGCCCTGGCGGTACTCGCGGCTGCATCGTGACCGGATCAGGCGAGCAATCCGCGAGAAGTCGTTTCGGCCCGGCGGCGCGTAGAAAGGAGTCTCATGCTCAGATGACGGAGGAAGTGGATGTCTGGTTCGGTGCGCGTTGGGCATTGCGCCCGGCACCTGGCGGGCACGCGGACGAGTGAGCGGGACCGACAGGAACTGCGCGCCACGGTCGAATGGTCCAAAGCCCCTCTGGTATGCCTGCTGTGCGTCCAGCCGACGGCCCAGGCCAGTTCGGCTGACGTGCGGTGCCACCTACTCGACATCGAGGTGGCACCGACGCCGCTCCGGCCGCGGTCAAGGAAGTTCCTGCTGGTACGCCGGCACAGCCCGGGTCTGGGTCTACGACAACGACTCTGACCTGCTCCTGGAGTTCTTCCTCGACTCGCCCGTCGGCCGTCTCGCGTCGGTCACGGGCGTGCGCGCCCGATCGCCACTGACCGGTCCGGGCTGGCCGAGGCACTCGACCTGCTCCGTGCGGCCGACCGGCTCGTTTCGTGCGCTGGGGCGAACCGGTGGGTCGTGGTGCCGTAGGTCTCCCGGGTGGCGACAGCCGTCGACCACTCACACCCGGGCAGATGCCTCTACATGCTTCTTTTACTGGTCGGCCACGAACGTCCGCGACGGCTCGGGCGGACGTCAGTCGACCTGAGCGCGGGCGAAGTGGTCGGGGTCTGAGGGGCGGAGGTCGTTTGGCGGATGAGATGCCACCGCAGTCATGACCCACGCAGCCGAAGATAGGGATGCACCATGAACGCTGCCAGACCCTGCCTGTCCGGGCAGTCGAGCTCCGATGATAACGGACCGTGGTAGGCCACGGTGTCCGACTCTGAGGTCCGCCGCCGCTGCTCATACCCGGGCCGCGGGTCATCCACCGGTCGAAACGGAGGCCCTCACCACCAGGTGCCGGGCGGGCTGCTACTGACGGCCGCTATCACCGTGCACGCCGCCCTACTCTGGATCGACCCTGAATTGGTGATCGAAATAGGGGGGATGCCGGCGGGCCTGCAGAACGCGTTCCGCGCACTCGCCCTGGCATGCGCCACCCTGATGCTGGCTTTTCAGGTCATGAGTCTGCTGGGCCGGATGCATCAGCACCGGCGTCGCATCGTGGCTCTGGTGGCGATCTGGTGGGTCATCGCGGCCGTGGAGTCGATGATGGTCGACTGGCAGTCCGTTATCTGGCTTGCCGAGCTGGCCCTCGCCTGGCTTGCGGCGAACTGCCTGCGGATCGTCGCCCGCGAAGAGGCCAGGGAGCTGTTGAGTGTGAACCGGAGGAGTTGACGGTGGACTGGCAGTCCCTGGGCACACCCATCGCCGCCGTCTGCACCGCGATCCTGACCTACCTGGGTACCCGGCACGTCACCAAGGTCGAGCGCAGGCGCGAGGAAGCCCGCCTCGCCGAGGTGGCGCGCGACGAGGCCCTCG comes from Salinispora tropica CNB-440 and encodes:
- a CDS encoding peptidase S9, which produces MYRLSDGQVRQLTSADHEEEYPSWSPDGSTVAFVGGSWGRRHFLVVPATGGTPRPVTTNPGRAGACSWAPDGRWLVCHSYDTGAGAVWLLDSQTAEAIQVTDGSSWDYKPTICPTRPAVAFSRSNEGRSVIWVQRLGDGTGGPLVVTGADDRWPTWTRDGNHLFFHRLVDEGAGIAVWDRRTRVVRDLVPAEHKPRYASFAPDGRRIVYGTEAGGRSRLRILNLDTGTSQPLPAGEAAFPTWSPDGRTIACTVRPDPSSRWEIATVDVSSGQVQLWTTGRTDLRGLHAPVSFAPDGRRLVFRSETEPFEANLLVLDLNSGRFTNLTEDSWWDEAPSFSPDGRSVIFMSTRGGDWTWGFYRIDLDSKEIVTVAGPDYIERNNPQLTVDGRVLSTMVASKVEELYEQLPDGAGRVVTEAGPAVRYPVPSADGEQVVFTRTRTTVEYWLAENVWAADSPLAPLARPLVAEAGTPQVIDQPPLGPVRSPVDTRRR
- a CDS encoding VOC family protein, producing the protein MERVYGIGGYFFRARDPEGLSRWYRDNLGVVAEDLDGYWFQQGGPTVFAPFPEHTDYFGSSGQKTMLNFRVVDLDAMLAQLRAGGAEVDHRVETDDNGRFGWAIDPEGNRFELWEPADGVADPVTPA
- a CDS encoding L-seryl-tRNA selenium transferase, giving the protein MSGVAPLGRGATGATRHVINATSVLVHPGLGRAVLSGSAQRAVEVAFGCTDLEYGLNTGQRGRRGRETVAALLAAVPTAGAAYVVNSNPAALVLAATVLAPGRELVISQRELYEIRDGFRLPELLTSTGARLCPVGTADGAVLDDYRQAVWSGTGCVLTLVPARGGSDGACGRPDVTALAGLRVPVIADISSGLLRPEPALSGEPDAETALRQGATLATASGDKLLGWAADRAADRRPGRHRAGATAPARPCDVGGQTGPRRPVRDHRRRRYPHARCRSDGSQRLESPRQVVDWRTAGRGSRRRTGRVPRHGAR
- a CDS encoding nitroreductase; this translates as MAGLSVATDIVHPLLTPAANTQIFDGSALPWTRVAGLLEAARWTTSRWNRQPWRFLVGRKGDRTFHELHRALTPTNRTTARGAGTLILALRQTRSVEGGPLDGTEYELGLAVARLSVQARATGWRIAQLGGFRRRPLMAAFEVPADFEPFVILAVGRATADISCALPPRPRLPLAEIAFTGRWGTTHRRRAS
- a CDS encoding FG-GAP repeat domain-containing protein, encoding MSMSLRRMLPGALATVLVAAIGVFTVRPAPDPGEMDVLAARFAFEVHPLNTAPAGAQHVRVVAPDVSGIRSWISAVGAAVALLDADGNRRHDDVCLVDPRDDSVRVFPVPGTGDRYPAASLSPPPGPIDHFAPMGCVPTDLDADGDSDLIVYYWGRSPVQFLRIGAGWHPVELVQPAQVWNTTALVVGDLDGDGAPDVLVGNYFPDGARLLDPGAAGDGRMHMQAGMADAGNGGTNRAFLSRPGPPDTAPAWLDASTGVPDRAARSWTLAFGLQDLTGDLLPEVYLANDFGPDHLLVNHSRPGQLDLRPVVGTRSALVPKSKVLGRDSFKGMGVTYTYPDGAELPTIVVSNITTPWGLQESNFAFTPTGPGADLLDGRLPYKDRSEALGLSRSGWAWDVKAVDFDGDGNDELLQATGFVAGKRWRWPELQELAMANDQLLQHPWAWPHFRPGDDISGHQANVLWTRHGGRYIDIAPQSGLGHRDVSRGIAIGDVDLDGRPDALVANQWQDSRLVLNRSRSTSQSTLILKRAGEGGRQTTLALGASVVARPGDGRPDLRAQLYPSNGHAGVSSPELFFAVDGITPFVVSWRTAGGVRTAQVSLGPGRHELVLHDDGQVATR
- a CDS encoding class I SAM-dependent methyltransferase; this encodes MAEASEQARKVDVVLGEGDKNLLYDTVTGPIWRKAVYEPVHGGWEFTNIAGARLLDAVATMFRIGPLTHVLEFCSGTGAVARYLNQRAGCSVTGVELNSVQLATARRARAEAGPGLARVSFVEGDVTRWQPDRLYDLALVIDSLTLLSDPVAALRNARRALCSEGWLIFSDTAAGPRMTADTERQAWDLDGLRPLPRHPGTVDLFASAGMTDVHTIDATDTAVDCFQTIAAALTDRADELAAVATAEELADWHVSTHFYLDAYRTRQLTYWHGCARRPRRASSPTAA
- a CDS encoding DUF1702 family protein, which codes for MPPLTPAIVELAGRQHRRGEAASRLLLQTRAIAFVEGYELRRRTRRNDVHAELARIRPDNRGFAYEGAALAAALADLATPRRGQRRYGLGSSDTHLGSLLAGPGTGFVHLIHVGAGWSAALLPWRMLHRRLPLDSLLRWLAVDGAGFSRGFFGGPRWIRRLAHRPDREDPVQAVLCQGVGRSLWFVECGDGAGLGRHIERFPPGLRRELWAGVGLAASYAGGGTDRQIEQLLTLGGEDRAALAQGAVFAAEAQRTAGHIPAHTEAAVSAFTGVSAHTAADWARDSYEFARALGSEIESYRWWQCEIRSRATAVAD